In Papaver somniferum cultivar HN1 chromosome 9, ASM357369v1, whole genome shotgun sequence, the genomic stretch ccattctaCTCTTTTGGGGTTTCCTTTTGTTGTTCCGAGACCTAAAAGAGCTCCTTTTCACATTCAAAAAATGTGTTTTTTACACACTGATTTCTTCGTATGGTGAGTGACTGTTGGAATATGCCAGTTCATGGTTCTCTTGATTTCATATTTACTTATAAACTCAAGAGGCTAAAGGGGGTGATTAAGGAATGGAATCTTACGGCTTTTGGTAATATTCATTCTAAGTTGAAGCAAGACCAGCTGAGGTTTGAATCTGCGGCTCTTTGCTCGGATGAAGATCCTAATGATGTTTCCAAACTTAATCTTATGAAGGATGTTATGGCTAGGCTTAGTGAGACTCGGCTTCAACATAACTCTATGCTTAAGCAAAAGGAAAGGAATCAGTGGCTTGTGGAGGGTTCAAGCAACGCTACTTTCTTCCATAATAGCATTCGCATTCGTCGGAGTTCTAATACTATTTCAGAATTAACAGATAGTGATGGCCTTATTATTTCAGACTATGATCAGTTGCATGACCATGTGGTGCAGTTCTATGAGGACAAATTTAATGTCAATGAGTCTGATTTGGATGCTAGTttatttgattatgagcatgTT encodes the following:
- the LOC113311889 gene encoding uncharacterized protein LOC113311889, whose amino-acid sequence is MGDFNCILRLDEEKGGLEPRTSTINEFSDWMNDNNLFEADFLGTKFTWTNGQSGSHRIISMLDRAVINAAWLAKFDNWRFHGSLDFIFTYKLKRLKGVIKEWNLTAFGNIHSKLKQDQLRFESAALCSDEDPNDVSKLNLMKDVMARLSETRLQHNSMLKQKERNQWLVEGSSNATFFHNSIRIRRSSNTISELTDSDGLIISDYDQLHDHVVQFYEDKFNVNESDLDASLFDYEHVSISEEESLVMDRIPTPDKIKQAVFDLGADSAPGPDGFSGCFYRHCWDIINEYLTKAINFVGILVRFQMG